From Bacillus pumilus, one genomic window encodes:
- the cydC gene encoding thiol reductant ABC exporter subunit CydC, which produces MVSKGWFIPYIKENQKLFALVLFLGAIAVFSASMLMFTSGFLISKAATRPENILMVYVPIVAVRTFGISRSAARYAERLASHQLILTMIEKMRVRLYDMAERSAKQTKLGTGEMLGLLSDDVERLQDAYLKTIFPSIGALLLYAASIGALGLFSWPFAGLMLLYMALLVFVFPYVTVLVNRARQIQMKKGRNELYSHLTDAVMGVSDWLFSGRQKDFVDEYEQKEAQLLALEAAKHRFIRLRQFFAQLMIGGAVVFVVYWSGSVVQSGSMSHTLIAAFVLVLFPLTEAFLPLSDAAGDIPVYQHAVSRLNHYEKLSYEGESERKTVDHSAISQGEAVCFDQVSFRYDSHQYVLKHLSFSLKQGESLALLGKSGAGKSTILKLLEGAVVPNQGAVSIQGKPVESIRETVSTYVSVLNQQPYLFDTSVLNNIRLGSPDATEEQVKEAARQVQLHDTIESLPEGYHTGVQETGIRFSGGERQRMALARILLQNTPIVVLDEPTVGLDPRTERELLETIFRVLKGKTVIWITHHLTGCEACDRIMFIEDGQIEMQGEHQDLLRENLRYQKLYEMDRPFSKI; this is translated from the coding sequence ATGGTCAGTAAGGGCTGGTTTATACCTTATATCAAGGAGAATCAAAAGCTGTTTGCGCTGGTTTTATTTCTAGGGGCAATTGCAGTATTCTCTGCTTCTATGCTGATGTTTACGTCAGGATTTCTCATTTCAAAAGCTGCCACAAGACCTGAGAATATACTCATGGTCTACGTCCCAATTGTAGCTGTACGGACCTTTGGTATTTCACGCTCAGCTGCCCGCTATGCAGAAAGACTGGCGAGCCACCAGCTCATTTTGACAATGATTGAAAAAATGCGTGTGCGTCTGTATGACATGGCTGAACGAAGTGCGAAACAGACAAAGCTGGGTACAGGTGAAATGCTTGGACTCTTGTCAGATGATGTCGAGAGACTGCAGGACGCCTATTTAAAAACCATCTTTCCATCCATCGGTGCGCTGCTTTTATATGCCGCATCGATTGGGGCACTTGGTCTATTCTCGTGGCCCTTTGCTGGACTGATGCTGCTTTATATGGCACTTCTCGTATTCGTTTTTCCATACGTCACAGTGCTAGTGAACCGGGCGAGACAAATTCAAATGAAAAAAGGCAGAAATGAACTGTACAGCCATTTAACAGATGCAGTCATGGGCGTTAGTGACTGGCTGTTTAGCGGCAGGCAGAAAGATTTTGTTGATGAATATGAACAGAAAGAAGCGCAGCTGTTAGCGCTTGAAGCAGCCAAGCACCGGTTTATCCGTCTGCGCCAGTTTTTTGCCCAGCTTATGATTGGAGGAGCTGTCGTGTTTGTCGTGTATTGGAGCGGTTCGGTCGTTCAGTCAGGCTCGATGTCACACACACTAATTGCAGCCTTCGTGCTTGTGCTGTTTCCGTTAACAGAAGCCTTTCTTCCACTCTCAGATGCAGCAGGTGATATTCCAGTCTATCAGCATGCTGTCAGCAGATTAAATCATTATGAAAAGCTTTCGTATGAAGGAGAATCAGAGCGCAAGACAGTGGATCATTCAGCTATTTCTCAAGGTGAAGCTGTCTGTTTTGATCAAGTGTCCTTTCGGTATGATTCGCACCAATACGTGCTAAAGCACCTCTCATTTTCACTGAAGCAAGGGGAATCACTTGCTCTCTTAGGAAAAAGTGGTGCAGGAAAATCGACTATTTTGAAATTGTTAGAAGGAGCTGTCGTGCCAAATCAAGGAGCTGTCAGTATCCAGGGGAAACCGGTAGAAAGCATTCGAGAAACCGTGTCCACCTATGTGTCAGTGCTCAATCAACAGCCGTATTTATTCGATACCTCTGTTTTAAACAATATTCGCTTAGGCTCTCCAGATGCGACAGAAGAGCAAGTAAAAGAAGCAGCGAGACAAGTGCAGCTGCACGATACCATCGAATCTTTGCCAGAGGGTTATCACACCGGTGTGCAGGAGACAGGGATTCGTTTCTCAGGTGGAGAAAGACAACGGATGGCGTTAGCCCGGATTTTGCTGCAAAACACCCCGATTGTTGTATTAGATGAGCCCACCGTCGGACTTGATCCGCGCACAGAGCGTGAGCTGCTTGAAACCATCTTCCGTGTGTTAAAAGGAAAAACGGTCATTTGGATTACCCATCATCTCACTGGCTGTGAGGCATGTGACCGCATTATGTTTATTGAAGATGGACAAATTGAGATGCAGGGGGAGCATCAGGATTTACTGAGAGAAAACCTGCGCTATCAAAAATTGTATGAGATGGATCGTCCATTTTCTAAAATATAA
- the cydD gene encoding thiol reductant ABC exporter subunit CydD — MDKRLLQLKGMRGLLALLGIVSLIQGASIIFQAQWLAHAITTLFDGKSLSQAAPYVLLFLAAFLVRHGLTLIREKVMFTYSSRIGADVRKQLLDQLFRLGPAFTKKKGTGKLVTLAMEGIAQYRQYLQLFLPKMVNMAVIPAMVLIYVWTLDETSAVILIVTLPILIIFMILLGLVAQRKAAKQWRSYEKLSNHFTDSLRGLETLRYLGISKKHSRNIGEVSKRYRKATMSTLKVAFLSSFALDFFSMLSIATVAVFLGLRLIEGELLLLPALTALMLAPEYFLPVREVGNDYHATLNGKEANEAMQVILEEKGFRAQETQSVQLDEWNEQSALTLQDVSVQHDEHAPYSIQDVDLTVKGKKKIGIIGASGSGKSTLTDVLGGFVEPTSGQITLNGKPLVHLQMKEWQKEVVYMPQHPYLFHMTLRENIRFYEPHATDEEVERAVCEAGLSQLVAQLPNGLDEVIGEQGRGLSGGQAQRIALARTVLGQRSIMLLDEPTAHLDIETEHELKKTMLPLFEDKLVFLATHRLHWMPDMDEIIVMDQGTIAEMGTHESLMQRKGVYYQLVQEQMGAVTHGQ; from the coding sequence ATGGATAAACGTTTGCTTCAATTAAAAGGAATGAGGGGGCTTCTCGCCCTCTTAGGTATTGTGTCACTCATCCAAGGAGCAAGTATTATTTTCCAAGCACAGTGGCTGGCACATGCCATTACTACGCTGTTTGACGGGAAAAGCCTTTCGCAGGCAGCGCCTTATGTCCTGCTGTTTCTTGCTGCCTTTCTGGTGCGGCACGGTCTCACCTTGATTCGGGAGAAGGTCATGTTTACCTACTCTTCCCGAATTGGAGCAGACGTCAGAAAACAGCTGTTAGACCAACTCTTTCGTTTAGGTCCAGCTTTCACAAAGAAAAAAGGTACAGGAAAGCTTGTCACATTAGCGATGGAGGGGATTGCTCAATATCGTCAGTATTTACAGCTATTTTTACCGAAAATGGTGAACATGGCAGTGATACCGGCAATGGTCCTCATCTATGTTTGGACGTTAGACGAAACATCTGCTGTCATTTTAATCGTGACGCTGCCGATTTTAATTATTTTTATGATTTTGCTAGGCCTTGTCGCTCAGCGTAAAGCGGCCAAACAATGGAGATCGTATGAGAAATTATCCAATCATTTTACTGATTCTCTCCGCGGCCTTGAAACGCTTCGTTACTTAGGCATTAGCAAAAAACATTCCCGCAATATCGGGGAAGTGTCAAAGCGATATCGAAAGGCGACCATGAGTACGCTGAAGGTTGCATTTCTTTCATCATTTGCGCTTGATTTCTTTTCCATGCTGTCGATTGCAACTGTCGCTGTCTTTCTTGGCTTGCGATTAATTGAAGGAGAGCTTCTGTTATTGCCGGCTCTGACCGCGCTCATGCTGGCACCGGAATATTTCCTGCCAGTACGTGAAGTGGGAAATGATTATCATGCGACGCTAAATGGAAAAGAAGCGAATGAGGCGATGCAGGTCATTTTAGAAGAAAAGGGCTTCCGCGCGCAGGAGACACAATCAGTGCAACTAGATGAGTGGAATGAACAGTCTGCGCTCACCCTGCAAGATGTTAGTGTCCAGCATGACGAACATGCCCCTTATTCGATTCAGGATGTAGACCTCACTGTCAAAGGGAAGAAAAAAATCGGAATCATTGGTGCCAGTGGTTCAGGGAAATCGACGTTAACCGATGTGCTCGGCGGCTTTGTTGAACCGACCTCAGGTCAAATCACGTTAAACGGCAAGCCGCTTGTTCATTTACAGATGAAGGAATGGCAAAAGGAAGTCGTCTATATGCCGCAGCACCCTTATTTATTTCACATGACATTGAGAGAAAACATTCGTTTTTATGAACCGCATGCCACAGATGAAGAAGTGGAAAGAGCTGTTTGTGAAGCTGGCTTATCTCAGCTCGTAGCGCAGCTACCAAATGGTCTCGATGAGGTCATTGGAGAACAGGGAAGAGGACTAAGCGGCGGACAGGCGCAAAGAATTGCGCTTGCGCGAACGGTGCTGGGCCAGCGGTCAATTATGCTGTTAGATGAACCAACGGCGCATCTCGATATTGAGACAGAGCATGAATTGAAGAAAACAATGCTTCCGCTGTTTGAAGATAAACTTGTGTTCTTAGCGACACATAGGCTTCATTGGATGCCAGACATGGATGAGATCATTGTCATGGATCAAGGAACGATTGCAGAAATGGGTACACATGAATCATTGATGCAAAGAAAAGGCGTGTATTATCAATTGGTACAGGAGCAGATGGGGGCGGTCACACATGGTCAGTAA
- the cydB gene encoding cytochrome d ubiquinol oxidase subunit II — protein MAYLNEIWFILVAVLFVGFFFLEGFDFGVGMSMQLLGKDAHERRILINTIGPFWDANEVWLITAGGAIFAAFPHWYATMFSGYYIPFAVLLLALIGRGVAFEFRGKVEKASWIKAWDWVIFFGSLLPPFLLGVLFTSILRGMPIDQDMNMYAGFTDFVNLYSVIGGLAVTVLCLLHGLIFVTLRTEGDLRDRARKLGKRVLFIALPVLVLFVGVSIMETDIYTVRPIITIPLTVLIVVCYVAALFFMRKERDGWTFLFTGAGIMVTVTMLFTALFPRVMISSINHAFDLTIQNAASGSYSLTVMTIVAISLLPFVLGYQIWSYYVFRKRVSGKEPMTY, from the coding sequence ATGGCATATCTTAACGAGATTTGGTTTATTCTTGTCGCAGTATTGTTTGTTGGATTTTTCTTCTTAGAGGGATTTGATTTTGGTGTTGGGATGTCCATGCAGCTGCTTGGAAAGGATGCGCACGAGCGCCGCATTTTAATTAATACGATTGGCCCTTTCTGGGATGCGAATGAGGTCTGGCTGATTACTGCTGGGGGCGCTATTTTCGCTGCATTCCCTCACTGGTATGCCACGATGTTCAGTGGATACTATATACCATTTGCGGTTCTCCTCTTAGCGCTCATTGGGCGCGGAGTCGCCTTTGAATTCCGAGGGAAGGTTGAGAAAGCCTCTTGGATCAAAGCATGGGACTGGGTCATCTTCTTTGGCAGTCTGCTGCCGCCGTTTTTACTCGGTGTGCTATTCACAAGTATTTTACGCGGGATGCCAATTGATCAAGACATGAATATGTATGCTGGTTTTACGGATTTTGTGAACCTTTATTCAGTGATTGGCGGGTTAGCTGTGACGGTTCTTTGCCTTCTGCACGGATTGATTTTCGTCACACTACGTACAGAGGGTGATTTAAGAGATCGTGCAAGAAAGCTTGGCAAGCGTGTCCTGTTTATTGCGCTGCCAGTTCTTGTCCTATTTGTCGGTGTATCTATCATGGAAACAGACATTTATACGGTACGCCCGATCATCACCATTCCGTTAACTGTCCTAATTGTGGTTTGTTACGTCGCGGCTCTATTCTTTATGAGAAAAGAACGTGATGGCTGGACATTCTTATTCACAGGTGCAGGCATCATGGTGACAGTGACGATGCTTTTCACTGCATTGTTCCCGCGCGTCATGATTAGTTCAATCAACCATGCGTTTGATCTTACCATTCAAAACGCTGCATCCGGATCATATTCACTGACGGTGATGACGATTGTTGCCATTTCTTTGCTGCCCTTTGTGCTTGGGTATCAAATTTGGAGCTATTACGTCTTCCGTAAACGTGTAAGCGGTAAGGAGCCAATGACCTACTAA
- a CDS encoding cytochrome ubiquinol oxidase subunit I: protein MSELFLARFQFASTTLFHFIFVPMSIGLVFIVALMQTLYVVKKKEIYKKMAKFWGHLFLLNFAVGVVTGILQEFQFGMNWSDYSRFVGDVFGAPLAIEALLAFFLESTFIGLWIFGWDRLPKKIHLLCIWLVSLGTIFSAFWILLANSFMQEPVGFVIKNGRAEMNDFGALVTNPQLWVEFPHVLFGALATGAFFIAGVSAYKMIKKQEIAFFKKSFQIAMVLALISGLGVAFSGHDQAKHLMKSQPMKMAASEALWKDSGDPAAWTLFANIDTDKKENSAEINIPFALSYLAYQKFSGDVPGMLTLQKEYEAKFGPGDYIPPVKTTFWSFRIMVGAGMLMIFASMIGLYLSFRKKLETNKWFLRFMVGMIAFPFIANSAGWIMTEIGRQPWTVFGMMTTAQSISPNVSYGMLLFSVISFTTIYLILAILLAYLFIREIKKGAHSEEDTDQKDETDLSTDPFDGGAYHGIS, encoded by the coding sequence GTGAGTGAGCTGTTTTTAGCAAGATTTCAATTTGCTTCAACGACATTATTTCATTTTATTTTTGTTCCTATGTCAATAGGTTTGGTGTTTATCGTCGCCTTGATGCAGACCCTTTATGTCGTCAAGAAAAAAGAGATTTATAAAAAAATGGCGAAGTTTTGGGGTCATCTATTCTTACTCAATTTTGCAGTAGGTGTGGTGACAGGGATTTTGCAGGAATTCCAGTTTGGGATGAACTGGTCAGATTATTCAAGGTTTGTCGGTGATGTGTTTGGTGCACCGCTTGCCATTGAAGCGCTGTTGGCCTTTTTCCTTGAATCTACATTTATTGGACTTTGGATATTCGGCTGGGATCGTCTGCCGAAGAAGATTCATTTATTGTGTATTTGGCTTGTTTCTCTTGGTACGATCTTTTCGGCGTTTTGGATTCTACTCGCCAACTCATTTATGCAAGAGCCAGTTGGATTTGTCATTAAAAATGGCCGCGCAGAAATGAATGATTTTGGCGCTCTTGTAACGAATCCGCAGCTTTGGGTTGAATTCCCGCACGTTCTGTTTGGTGCGCTGGCTACAGGTGCATTCTTTATTGCAGGAGTTAGTGCCTATAAAATGATCAAAAAACAAGAAATCGCCTTTTTCAAAAAATCATTCCAGATTGCCATGGTCCTCGCTTTAATTTCTGGCTTAGGTGTGGCGTTCTCTGGACATGATCAAGCGAAGCACTTAATGAAATCACAGCCGATGAAGATGGCAGCAAGTGAAGCCCTTTGGAAGGATAGTGGAGATCCAGCGGCTTGGACACTATTTGCCAATATTGACACAGATAAAAAAGAAAACTCTGCGGAGATCAATATTCCGTTTGCTTTAAGTTACTTGGCTTATCAGAAGTTCAGTGGAGATGTGCCAGGCATGCTGACACTTCAAAAAGAATATGAAGCAAAGTTTGGCCCTGGAGACTACATTCCGCCAGTGAAAACAACCTTCTGGAGCTTTAGAATCATGGTTGGTGCCGGAATGCTGATGATTTTTGCCAGTATGATTGGCTTGTACTTGAGCTTTAGAAAGAAACTCGAAACGAACAAATGGTTTTTACGCTTCATGGTAGGGATGATTGCGTTCCCGTTTATTGCGAACTCAGCTGGCTGGATCATGACTGAAATTGGGCGTCAGCCGTGGACTGTCTTTGGTATGATGACGACGGCTCAATCGATTTCGCCAAACGTATCGTATGGCATGCTGTTATTCTCAGTCATTAGCTTTACGACGATTTATCTGATCCTTGCCATCTTGCTTGCCTACCTATTCATTCGAGAAATTAAAAAAGGTGCACATTCGGAAGAGGATACAGATCAAAAGGATGAAACGGACCTGTCTACAGATCCATTTGATGGAGGCGCATATCATGGCATATCTTAA
- the isdG gene encoding heme oxygenase, with protein sequence MEVIAMDDVSLSQGGFRMSSISAAVPKGSVTGIIGPNGSGKSTFIKAAARLTSIESGMIYIHDIPQKEMTAQEIAKEIAVLMQTRTAIPSMTVRELVALGRSPHRSIWKKSSKTDQEAIEWALDVTNSRINENRMLHTLSGGERQKAYIAMALAQKTETLILDEPTTYLDIAHQLDLLELLKQLNKTHGITILMVLHDLQQAAKYCDRLIAMKGGQVYQIGTPNEVLTESFFKEVFGIQAEVHLDGEHPLIIPIASIQQQKGDEQKMIIVNNQVRVEKGSADHLVKRFNKQGQVEFMEGFLGMEVWVTQQTTDYDEVTIHTRWNRKEDFVNWTKSQAFGDAHAHGKAKPEGLLKNKITYYEVQVTRPALQKKA encoded by the coding sequence TTGGAAGTGATAGCTATGGATGACGTGAGTCTCAGTCAAGGAGGCTTTCGGATGTCGTCTATTTCAGCAGCTGTTCCTAAAGGAAGTGTGACAGGAATTATTGGACCAAATGGATCAGGGAAGTCGACTTTTATTAAAGCAGCCGCACGTCTTACATCGATCGAAAGCGGCATGATATACATTCACGATATACCGCAAAAAGAGATGACAGCTCAGGAGATTGCAAAGGAAATCGCCGTTCTCATGCAGACGAGAACAGCCATCCCTTCTATGACCGTGCGGGAGCTGGTCGCACTTGGACGCAGTCCGCATCGTTCGATCTGGAAAAAGAGCTCGAAGACAGATCAAGAAGCGATTGAGTGGGCGCTTGATGTGACCAATAGCCGCATCAATGAAAACAGAATGCTGCATACATTGTCAGGCGGAGAAAGACAAAAGGCGTATATTGCGATGGCGCTCGCTCAGAAGACAGAGACCTTGATTCTGGATGAGCCGACGACTTACCTAGATATTGCACATCAGCTTGATTTACTAGAGCTGCTCAAACAGCTGAATAAGACGCATGGAATCACCATTTTAATGGTTCTTCACGACCTGCAGCAGGCAGCAAAATATTGTGACCGCCTCATTGCGATGAAGGGTGGTCAGGTTTATCAAATAGGGACACCAAACGAAGTATTAACAGAAAGCTTTTTCAAAGAGGTCTTTGGGATTCAGGCTGAGGTTCACTTAGACGGTGAGCATCCGCTCATTATCCCAATCGCTTCAATCCAACAACAAAAGGGAGATGAACAGAAAATGATCATTGTCAACAACCAGGTAAGAGTAGAAAAAGGCAGTGCTGACCACCTCGTCAAGCGTTTTAACAAGCAGGGACAAGTAGAATTCATGGAAGGATTTTTAGGCATGGAAGTATGGGTCACACAGCAGACAACCGATTACGATGAAGTGACCATTCATACCCGCTGGAATCGAAAAGAAGACTTTGTGAACTGGACAAAATCTCAGGCATTTGGTGATGCGCACGCTCATGGGAAAGCGAAACCTGAAGGACTATTAAAAAACAAAATTACGTACTACGAAGTGCAAGTCACTAGACCAGCTTTACAGAAAAAAGCCTAA
- a CDS encoding FecCD family ABC transporter permease has translation MKMNAELDFQKRQSRRKWLIPGLFISLVVGACLGLALGSVQLSLQDLLAALTGSGQPVHEKIVMDLRLPRVLIGFIVGACLAASGAILQGVVRNPLADPGIIGVTAGGGLAAVLSMIVFPQFTYLLPAAAFLGALLAALVVYMLSFDQGVSPLKLILAGVAVNALLGAVMNGFMVLYSERVQAVLPFLSGGLNGRSWHHLSFVSPYALAGLCLCFFAIKPANLLLLGDESAQLLGLRVERTRFFLIALAALLAGAAVSVSGLIGFVGLVVPHFIRLLIGDDYRYLLPISMLGGGVLVVFADTAARVWFTPVELPVGILLACIGAPFFLYLLKKKGRG, from the coding sequence ATGAAAATGAATGCAGAGTTAGATTTTCAAAAAAGACAGTCGAGACGAAAATGGCTGATACCCGGACTATTCATCTCGTTAGTTGTAGGCGCATGCTTAGGGCTTGCATTAGGTTCCGTTCAATTATCGCTGCAAGACCTACTCGCCGCTTTGACGGGATCAGGCCAGCCTGTCCATGAGAAAATTGTGATGGATTTACGTCTGCCGCGTGTTTTGATCGGTTTTATTGTCGGAGCCTGTCTCGCAGCATCAGGGGCGATTTTACAAGGAGTCGTCCGAAATCCACTCGCTGACCCTGGCATCATCGGTGTGACTGCTGGCGGCGGATTGGCTGCTGTGCTCAGCATGATTGTGTTTCCGCAATTCACGTATTTGCTGCCAGCTGCTGCTTTCCTTGGCGCTTTATTAGCGGCACTCGTGGTGTATATGCTCTCATTTGATCAAGGTGTTTCACCGCTGAAATTGATTTTGGCGGGAGTGGCAGTCAATGCCCTCCTTGGGGCGGTTATGAATGGGTTTATGGTGCTTTATAGTGAGCGTGTGCAGGCTGTTCTGCCTTTTTTATCCGGAGGATTAAATGGACGGAGCTGGCATCATCTAAGCTTCGTGTCGCCATATGCACTCGCTGGGTTGTGCCTTTGTTTTTTTGCCATCAAGCCGGCAAACCTTCTTTTGCTTGGTGATGAATCGGCGCAGTTACTCGGCCTTAGAGTAGAGCGCACCCGGTTTTTCTTAATTGCGCTGGCGGCGCTTTTAGCTGGTGCAGCTGTAAGTGTGAGCGGCTTAATTGGATTTGTCGGCCTGGTCGTTCCTCATTTTATCCGTCTTTTAATTGGAGATGACTACCGGTACCTGCTGCCGATCTCAATGCTGGGCGGAGGCGTACTTGTGGTTTTTGCAGATACAGCGGCACGGGTATGGTTTACACCGGTTGAACTGCCTGTCGGTATCCTGCTTGCCTGCATCGGTGCACCTTTCTTCCTCTATTTATTAAAAAAGAAAGGGAGGGGTTAA
- a CDS encoding ABC transporter substrate-binding protein, translating to MKFSHVILAGLVLMLLLGGCSQAAPVEKGSGQGALKIKDFTGRTLSFEESPQRIVALSTGDMSILYALGGEVVGRPAAELPDSLQQAKSVQTIGTTHQFDVELITSLKPDVVLGNEQLNSKDISTIEGIGSQLLLTSANSVKDIQRQITLFGDLLGKQQKAKALNEQIDQRKKQVKQPQKKVKTLVVYGAPGTYMAALPQSLSGDLLHIAGGTNIAENEPALEKFPQYAQINAEKVIEADPDLILLMTHSNPEDVKAGFMSEMKQNAAWHDVSAVKNGHVEILPSDLFGTNPGAEVMRAIDELEKRLKRLSS from the coding sequence TTGAAATTTTCACATGTGATCTTAGCTGGACTCGTCTTGATGCTTCTCCTCGGCGGATGCAGTCAGGCAGCACCTGTAGAGAAAGGAAGCGGGCAAGGTGCGCTGAAGATAAAGGATTTTACTGGCAGAACGCTGTCATTTGAAGAATCCCCTCAGCGTATCGTCGCATTATCGACTGGAGACATGAGCATCCTGTATGCATTAGGCGGTGAGGTAGTTGGCCGTCCGGCCGCCGAATTACCAGACAGCTTACAACAGGCAAAGTCCGTCCAAACAATTGGCACAACGCATCAATTTGATGTAGAGCTCATCACAAGCTTAAAGCCCGATGTTGTGCTTGGGAATGAACAATTAAACAGCAAGGACATCTCTACAATAGAAGGAATTGGTTCACAGCTTCTTTTGACAAGTGCCAATTCAGTGAAGGATATTCAGCGTCAAATAACGTTATTCGGGGATTTGCTCGGAAAGCAGCAAAAGGCCAAAGCCCTCAATGAGCAAATCGATCAGAGGAAAAAGCAGGTCAAGCAGCCTCAGAAAAAAGTGAAGACACTCGTTGTATACGGGGCACCTGGCACATATATGGCGGCACTTCCTCAATCCTTAAGCGGAGATTTACTGCACATCGCAGGAGGGACGAACATCGCTGAAAATGAACCGGCACTCGAGAAATTCCCTCAATACGCTCAAATCAATGCAGAAAAGGTCATCGAAGCCGATCCTGATCTTATTCTGCTTATGACTCACAGCAATCCTGAAGATGTGAAAGCGGGCTTTATGAGTGAAATGAAACAGAATGCCGCTTGGCACGATGTGTCAGCTGTGAAAAATGGACACGTCGAGATTCTGCCTAGTGATCTATTTGGGACGAACCCAGGCGCGGAAGTGATGAGAGCGATTGATGAGCTAGAGAAAAGATTGAAGCGATTGTCATCATGA
- the srtB gene encoding class B sortase, which yields MKRGKRVWQRMLTIVCLGVFIYSGTAIGLELFGYYQNRQVLAKAQTMYGQEQGMTESREPGTTRTSFDELRKVNNDIVGWINMKDTMIQYPIVQSRDNAFYLTRNYLKNDTRAGSIFMDYRNDVLHESPNTVVYGHRMRDGSMFAGLTNYLKKDFFHEHRTFQYDTLYQSYEAEIFAVYETTVDFDYIQTDFQDLGEYAHYLQAVRKKSIYQTKTDVSTDDLILTLSTCDHVLAPKNGRLVVQAKLQKVY from the coding sequence GTGAAAAGAGGAAAACGGGTCTGGCAGCGTATGCTGACGATCGTCTGTTTAGGAGTATTCATTTATAGCGGTACAGCCATTGGCTTAGAACTGTTCGGCTATTATCAAAATCGTCAGGTGCTTGCAAAGGCTCAGACGATGTATGGTCAAGAGCAAGGAATGACTGAAAGCCGGGAACCGGGAACCACCCGTACGTCATTTGATGAGCTGCGGAAGGTGAACAACGACATTGTCGGCTGGATCAATATGAAGGACACGATGATTCAGTACCCAATCGTTCAATCTCGTGATAATGCATTCTACTTAACCCGTAATTACTTAAAAAACGACACCCGGGCAGGCAGTATCTTTATGGATTATCGCAATGACGTCTTGCACGAGAGCCCGAATACTGTGGTGTACGGGCATCGGATGAGAGACGGATCCATGTTCGCTGGACTCACAAACTATTTAAAAAAGGATTTTTTCCATGAGCACCGGACATTTCAGTACGATACGCTGTATCAAAGCTATGAGGCGGAGATTTTTGCCGTGTATGAAACAACGGTGGATTTCGATTATATTCAAACCGATTTTCAAGATCTTGGCGAATATGCGCACTACTTGCAAGCTGTGCGGAAAAAATCAATCTATCAAACGAAGACAGACGTGTCCACAGATGACCTCATCCTCACTCTATCGACCTGTGATCATGTGCTTGCACCTAAAAATGGGCGTCTCGTCGTACAGGCAAAGCTACAGAAAGTTTACTAG
- a CDS encoding ABC transporter ATP-binding protein — MDIREVSFSYDQQKDIVQSVTTQIEKGKITTIIGPNGSGKSTLLSLMANNHCPNKGQIHLDGQALNAFKPKELAKKLAVVHQQNEAPLDLTIERVVAFGRTPYQTMRGGDKEEDERAIEWALSSTKLTEKRKVPLASLSGGERQRVWIAMALAQKTPILFLDEPTTYLDIYYQFDILELIRELNDVHGLTIVMVLHDMNQAVRYSDVIIAMKDGRIISEGQPNDVLTEENVRHIYDVSVTIRQDAETGMYIVPVGI; from the coding sequence ATGGACATTCGTGAGGTGTCATTCTCATATGACCAGCAGAAGGACATCGTTCAATCGGTCACAACACAGATTGAAAAGGGGAAAATCACAACCATTATCGGTCCAAATGGCTCGGGGAAATCCACACTGCTTTCCTTGATGGCGAATAATCATTGTCCAAACAAAGGGCAAATTCACTTAGACGGACAAGCGCTGAATGCATTTAAGCCAAAGGAGCTGGCAAAAAAGCTGGCTGTCGTCCATCAGCAAAATGAAGCGCCGCTTGATTTAACGATCGAACGGGTCGTGGCATTCGGTAGAACGCCGTACCAGACGATGCGCGGGGGTGACAAGGAAGAGGATGAGAGAGCGATAGAGTGGGCACTGTCCAGTACAAAACTAACGGAAAAACGAAAGGTGCCGCTCGCCTCACTGTCAGGTGGTGAGCGTCAGCGTGTATGGATTGCGATGGCACTTGCGCAAAAAACACCGATCCTTTTCTTAGATGAACCGACAACCTATTTGGATATCTACTATCAATTTGACATTCTTGAGCTGATCCGTGAGCTCAATGACGTGCATGGACTCACGATTGTCATGGTGCTGCACGACATGAATCAGGCTGTCCGCTACAGTGACGTCATCATTGCGATGAAGGATGGACGAATTATCAGTGAAGGACAGCCAAACGATGTGTTAACAGAAGAGAATGTGCGGCACATTTATGATGTGTCCGTCACGATTAGACAGGATGCAGAAACAGGAATGTACATCGTGCCTGTTGGCATATAA